The following proteins are co-located in the Lagenorhynchus albirostris chromosome 4, mLagAlb1.1, whole genome shotgun sequence genome:
- the MGARP gene encoding protein MGARP isoform X2: MSSNKFPGSSGSNMIYYLVVGVTVSAGGYYTYKRITSEKAKHSDRITNLKEKTNAELHPLPGEKENLVGAEEASSEAPEVPSVEAPVVDAAELPSATVAVIKEASPCPDDAEAAAEETAAAGAETGSEVTDAGTGETAEVSPETTSEVTSAVRDEAVAIDSDKGTTENESCGEYAELEENSPVESESSAGADLQEEEASVCSEAASAQGSSHAD; encoded by the exons ATGTCATCTAACAAATTCCCTGGATCATCTGGATCAAATATGATCTATTATCTGGTTGTAGGTGTCACAGTCAGTGCTGGTGGATATTAT ACCTACAAGAGAATCACATCAGAGAAAGCCAAACACAGCGATCGTATAacgaatttgaaagaaaaaaccaaCGCAGAGTTACATCCACTTCCAG GTGAAAAAGAGAACCTTGTGGGTGCCGAGGAAGCCAGTTCAGAAGCCCCCGAAGTACCTTCAGTGGAAGCTCCGGTGGTGGACGCTGCAGAGCTTCCCAGTGCTACAGTTGCCGTCATCAAAGAGGCTTCCCCCTGTCCAGACGATGCGGAGGCTGCTGCCGAGGAGACCGCTGCCGCTGGTGCTGAAACTGGGTCAGAGGTGACAGATGCGGGGACGGGAGAAACCGCAGAGGTCAGCCCTGAAACCACGTCAGAGGTTACCAGCGCAGTTCGGGATGAAGCTGTTGCCATCGATAGTGATAAAGGTACAACCGAGAACGAAAGCTGTGGTGAATATGCTGAACTGGAAGAAAATTCTCCAGTTGAGTCAGAATCCTCTGCTGGGGCTGATTTACAGGAAGAAGAAGCCAGTGTTTGTTCTGAGGCCGCCTCAGCCCAAGGCTCATCTCATGCTGATTGA
- the MGARP gene encoding protein MGARP isoform X1 — MYLRRAVSKTLALPLRAPPGPAPLRKDASLRWMSSNKFPGSSGSNMIYYLVVGVTVSAGGYYTYKRITSEKAKHSDRITNLKEKTNAELHPLPGEKENLVGAEEASSEAPEVPSVEAPVVDAAELPSATVAVIKEASPCPDDAEAAAEETAAAGAETGSEVTDAGTGETAEVSPETTSEVTSAVRDEAVAIDSDKGTTENESCGEYAELEENSPVESESSAGADLQEEEASVCSEAASAQGSSHAD; from the exons ATGTACCTCCGCAGGGCGGTCTCCAAGACCCTGGCGCTGCCTCTGCGGGCGCCCCCAGGCCCCGCGCCGCTCCGGAAGGACG CATCTCTTCGCTGGATGTCATCTAACAAATTCCCTGGATCATCTGGATCAAATATGATCTATTATCTGGTTGTAGGTGTCACAGTCAGTGCTGGTGGATATTAT ACCTACAAGAGAATCACATCAGAGAAAGCCAAACACAGCGATCGTATAacgaatttgaaagaaaaaaccaaCGCAGAGTTACATCCACTTCCAG GTGAAAAAGAGAACCTTGTGGGTGCCGAGGAAGCCAGTTCAGAAGCCCCCGAAGTACCTTCAGTGGAAGCTCCGGTGGTGGACGCTGCAGAGCTTCCCAGTGCTACAGTTGCCGTCATCAAAGAGGCTTCCCCCTGTCCAGACGATGCGGAGGCTGCTGCCGAGGAGACCGCTGCCGCTGGTGCTGAAACTGGGTCAGAGGTGACAGATGCGGGGACGGGAGAAACCGCAGAGGTCAGCCCTGAAACCACGTCAGAGGTTACCAGCGCAGTTCGGGATGAAGCTGTTGCCATCGATAGTGATAAAGGTACAACCGAGAACGAAAGCTGTGGTGAATATGCTGAACTGGAAGAAAATTCTCCAGTTGAGTCAGAATCCTCTGCTGGGGCTGATTTACAGGAAGAAGAAGCCAGTGTTTGTTCTGAGGCCGCCTCAGCCCAAGGCTCATCTCATGCTGATTGA
- the NDUFC1 gene encoding NADH dehydrogenase [ubiquinone] 1 subunit C1, mitochondrial, translating to MALSALLRPFSKLLAPARLPSGSSARSKFYIREPPQGSPDWLKVGLTLSTSVFLWIYLIKQHNEDVLEYERRNGLE from the exons ATGGCGCTGTCTGCCTTGTTGCGCCCTTTCTCCAAGCTGCTGGCCCCGGCCAGGCTGCCGAGCGGCT CTTCAGCGCGGTCAAAGTTCTACATTCGGGAACCGCCACAAGGCAGCCCTGACTGGCTGAAGGTTGGACTGACCTTGAGCACCTCCGTTTTCTTGTGGATCTAT CTCATCAAACAACATAATGAAGATGTTTTAGAGTATGAAAGAAGAAATGGGTTGGAATAA